A genomic segment from Streptomyces sp. NBC_00654 encodes:
- a CDS encoding glycoside hydrolase family 64 protein, protein MISRRTFLTGTAASAAALSYPLWGSALSPRAAAAPATCELALENRSLPGTVHAYVTGHEQGTDRWVLLRPDGGVYRPESPGAPQTPLPVDCAIPLKGAGAGPVVLTLPQMFGARVYFVRDGKLDFYLNPGPSLVEPAFATPTDPNYGRTWSFCEFTFNPQQLFANISYVDLVTSLPIGLRLEGDATHTVAPLPDGAVRRIADGLTAQAAADGQPWDKLVTRGPDGGVLRVISPQNLMAPFFDRPDQMPFRDLFTAQIDEVWNKYRSTDLRIDLQGGRGTLAGRVSGDTLTFAGGHTFTKPVSKDIFTCNHGPFTNNPGDSDDKKAILARLAAGFNRSIMLSHPDQPNGTTVADYYKGTVTNHWSRVVHANSPIGYAFPYDDVRPDGQPDVSGAAHDGNPRRFTVSVGS, encoded by the coding sequence GTGATTTCGCGCAGAACGTTCCTGACGGGCACCGCCGCCTCGGCCGCGGCACTGAGCTACCCCCTCTGGGGAAGCGCGCTGAGCCCCCGCGCCGCCGCGGCACCCGCGACCTGCGAACTGGCCCTGGAGAACCGCTCGCTGCCCGGCACGGTGCACGCCTATGTCACCGGCCACGAGCAGGGCACCGACCGCTGGGTGCTCCTGCGTCCGGACGGCGGCGTGTACCGCCCGGAGTCCCCCGGGGCGCCGCAGACCCCGCTGCCGGTCGACTGCGCCATCCCGCTCAAGGGCGCGGGGGCCGGTCCGGTCGTGCTGACGTTGCCTCAGATGTTCGGTGCCCGGGTCTACTTCGTACGCGACGGCAAGCTGGACTTCTATCTGAACCCCGGCCCCTCCCTGGTGGAACCGGCCTTCGCCACGCCCACCGACCCGAACTACGGGCGGACCTGGTCGTTCTGCGAGTTCACCTTCAACCCGCAGCAGCTGTTCGCGAACATCAGCTACGTCGACCTGGTGACCTCGCTGCCGATCGGGCTGAGGCTGGAGGGCGACGCCACGCACACCGTCGCCCCGCTGCCGGACGGCGCGGTGCGGCGGATCGCCGACGGCCTCACGGCGCAGGCCGCCGCCGACGGGCAGCCCTGGGACAAGCTGGTCACCCGGGGGCCGGACGGCGGTGTGCTGCGGGTGATCTCGCCGCAGAACCTGATGGCCCCGTTCTTCGACCGGCCGGACCAGATGCCGTTCCGGGATCTGTTCACGGCACAGATCGACGAGGTGTGGAACAAGTACCGCTCCACCGATCTGCGCATCGACCTCCAGGGCGGCCGGGGCACGCTCGCCGGGCGGGTCAGCGGCGACACCCTGACCTTCGCGGGCGGCCACACCTTCACCAAGCCGGTGTCGAAGGACATCTTCACCTGCAACCACGGACCGTTCACCAACAACCCGGGCGACTCCGACGACAAGAAGGCGATCCTGGCCCGGCTGGCGGCGGGCTTCAACCGCTCGATCATGCTCAGCCACCCGGACCAGCCGAACGGCACCACGGTGGCGGACTACTACAAGGGAACGGTGACCAACCACTGGTCCCGCGTCGTCCACGCCAACAGCCCGATCGGCTACGCGTTCCCCTACGACGACGTACGCCCCGACGGCCAGCCGGACGTCTCGGGCGCGGCCCACGACGGCAACCCGCGCCGCTTCACGGTGAGCGTGGGCTCCTGA
- a CDS encoding AraC family transcriptional regulator — translation MLATVPGRERGEAPPAVAPRWAEPSPGGAEVSAPYLLTTAVFDGSKPPVPIITGAHTHPDGLLVWPHHGSLTLHTRHTMRRLVPGQGIWLPPGTPHDSSPDPGSVSCYTYVTRAAIPPHWSAPRPLRVRRALQEMLLHLDATSMPDDLRLRTQRVVIELLEEDPHPAIDVPVPEDARIRALADDVMRDPESDLSLEAWAARHALSVRTVTRAFGRDVGMSFARWRSLVRMSAATTLLAQGRPVNLVAHRCGYSTTSAFSAAFRRVTGASPTEYLREQTVPSPAGH, via the coding sequence ATGCTGGCAACAGTCCCGGGCCGCGAGCGCGGCGAGGCGCCCCCGGCGGTCGCGCCCCGATGGGCCGAGCCGTCGCCGGGCGGTGCCGAAGTGTCCGCCCCCTATCTGCTGACCACCGCGGTCTTCGACGGCTCCAAGCCGCCGGTACCGATCATCACCGGCGCGCACACCCACCCCGACGGGCTGCTGGTCTGGCCGCACCACGGTTCGCTGACGCTGCACACCCGTCACACGATGCGCCGGCTCGTACCCGGCCAGGGGATCTGGCTGCCGCCCGGCACCCCGCACGACTCCTCGCCCGACCCGGGCAGCGTGAGCTGCTACACCTATGTGACCCGTGCGGCCATTCCGCCGCACTGGTCCGCACCGCGTCCGCTGCGGGTGCGGCGGGCCCTCCAGGAGATGCTGCTCCACCTCGACGCCACCTCGATGCCCGACGACCTGCGGCTGCGGACCCAGCGCGTCGTCATCGAACTGCTGGAGGAGGACCCGCATCCCGCCATCGACGTCCCCGTCCCCGAGGACGCGCGGATCCGCGCGCTGGCCGACGATGTCATGCGCGACCCGGAGAGCGATCTCTCGCTGGAGGCATGGGCGGCGCGGCACGCGCTGAGCGTACGCACCGTCACCCGGGCGTTCGGCCGCGATGTCGGCATGTCCTTCGCACGGTGGCGTTCGCTGGTACGGATGTCCGCGGCGACGACGCTGCTGGCACAGGGCCGTCCGGTCAATCTGGTCGCCCACCGCTGCGGTTACTCCACGACGAGCGCGTTCTCCGCCGCCTTCCGGCGGGTGACCGGAGCCAGTCCGACCGAGTACCTGCGCGAGCAGACGGTACCGTCGCCCGCCGGCCACTGA
- a CDS encoding iron-siderophore ABC transporter substrate-binding protein, producing MSISIPAGRGPGAVARLTALVIAAVVVLAGCGSGSGESGADTAKAKSGAAAGSFPVSIKHAHGTTTIKEKPQRVVTISWMSQDVVAALGTVPVGVDKQWGGDKQGHTPWFRSTVEKLGGPLPETLNYGDAGEMDFEQILSLKPDLILGLYSGISDVDYKRLAEIAPTIPYMKKPWDGGTWQEMTLTIAKALGETGKAQGIVGDVQGTLATVATEHPEFKDKTFTYGVALTPGSTDLGLYLNYDARVRLLTEMGFKNTPSMEAIASTVKGTNWYGGVSLEKLDTIEADVFVGWANGSAEVPYSLKDPMFSRWKPIAGKHYAFVQDPTLAMATSGPTVLSIPWAMERYVPMLVDAVEGRGNTGADS from the coding sequence ATGTCCATATCCATCCCGGCCGGACGCGGACCGGGCGCCGTGGCCCGCCTCACGGCGCTGGTGATCGCGGCCGTCGTCGTCCTGGCGGGCTGCGGCAGCGGCAGCGGCGAGTCCGGAGCGGACACGGCGAAGGCCAAGTCCGGTGCCGCCGCGGGCAGCTTCCCCGTGAGCATCAAGCACGCCCACGGCACCACGACGATCAAGGAGAAGCCCCAGCGCGTCGTGACGATCAGCTGGATGTCACAGGACGTGGTCGCGGCCCTGGGCACGGTCCCGGTCGGCGTCGACAAGCAGTGGGGCGGCGACAAGCAGGGCCACACCCCGTGGTTCCGCAGCACGGTCGAGAAGCTCGGCGGACCGCTCCCCGAGACGCTGAACTACGGTGACGCGGGCGAGATGGACTTCGAGCAGATCCTCTCGCTGAAGCCGGACCTCATCCTCGGCCTGTACTCCGGCATCAGCGATGTCGACTACAAGCGCCTCGCCGAGATCGCTCCCACCATCCCGTACATGAAGAAGCCCTGGGACGGCGGGACCTGGCAGGAGATGACGCTCACGATCGCCAAGGCGCTGGGCGAGACCGGGAAGGCCCAGGGCATCGTCGGCGACGTCCAGGGCACGCTGGCCACGGTGGCCACGGAGCACCCGGAGTTCAAGGACAAGACCTTCACCTACGGAGTCGCCCTCACCCCCGGATCGACGGACCTCGGCCTGTACCTCAACTACGACGCCCGCGTCCGGCTGCTCACCGAGATGGGCTTCAAGAACACCCCGTCGATGGAAGCGATCGCCTCCACCGTGAAGGGCACCAACTGGTACGGCGGGGTCAGCCTGGAAAAGCTCGACACGATCGAGGCCGACGTCTTCGTCGGCTGGGCCAACGGCTCGGCCGAGGTCCCCTACTCCCTCAAGGACCCGATGTTCTCGCGCTGGAAGCCGATCGCCGGAAAGCACTACGCGTTCGTGCAGGACCCCACCCTGGCCATGGCCACCAGCGGGCCGACCGTGCTCTCCATCCCCTGGGCGATGGAGCGCTACGTCCCGATGCTCGTCGACGCCGTCGAGGGCAGGGGCAACACCGGCGCGGACTCCTGA
- a CDS encoding ABC transporter ATP-binding protein encodes MTTQRTRTPVPARLEVLDATIGYGRRPISEHLDVRIPDESFTVIIGPNACGKSTLLRAVSRLLKPSAGRVVLDGRSIAEYRSREVARTLGLLPQTSSAPDGITVADLIARGRHPHQKLMRQWTAQDEKAVLEAMAATSVTELSDRPVDELSGGQRQRVWVAMVLAQQTPILLLDEPTTFLDIAHQIDLLELFTDLHRAGHTLVAVLHDLNHAARYATHLIAMRDGRVIAEGTPEEVVTASLVKEVFDLPCQVVPDPVTGTPMVIPLARQRDPR; translated from the coding sequence ATCACGACGCAGCGCACCCGGACCCCGGTCCCGGCACGGCTGGAGGTGCTCGACGCGACCATCGGCTACGGCCGGCGGCCCATCTCGGAGCACCTGGACGTCCGTATCCCGGACGAGTCCTTCACCGTCATCATCGGCCCCAACGCCTGCGGCAAGTCGACCCTGCTGCGCGCCGTGTCCCGGCTGCTGAAGCCCAGCGCCGGAAGGGTCGTCCTCGACGGACGGTCCATCGCGGAGTACCGCTCCAGGGAAGTGGCGCGGACCCTCGGGCTGCTGCCCCAGACATCGTCGGCGCCCGACGGGATCACCGTCGCCGATCTGATCGCCCGGGGCCGCCACCCGCACCAGAAGCTGATGCGCCAGTGGACCGCGCAGGACGAGAAGGCCGTACTGGAGGCCATGGCGGCCACCTCCGTCACGGAGCTGTCCGACAGGCCGGTCGACGAACTCTCCGGCGGCCAGCGCCAGCGCGTCTGGGTGGCGATGGTCCTCGCCCAGCAGACCCCGATCCTGCTGCTGGACGAACCGACCACGTTCCTCGACATCGCCCACCAGATCGATCTGCTGGAGCTGTTCACGGATCTGCACCGCGCCGGGCACACGCTCGTCGCCGTACTCCACGACCTGAACCACGCGGCCCGTTACGCGACCCATCTCATCGCCATGCGCGACGGCCGGGTCATCGCCGAGGGCACCCCGGAGGAGGTCGTGACCGCCTCACTCGTGAAGGAAGTGTTCGATCTGCCCTGCCAGGTCGTCCCCGACCCGGTCACCGGCACGCCCATGGTCATCCCCCTGGCCCGGCAGCGGGACCCCCGGTGA
- a CDS encoding ABC transporter ATP-binding protein, which translates to MNATGTARTDGHRTREGADGPNSVPALFRVALLRDGRGRRLTLTALAFMVHQLCEALVPVLIGVVIDRALAPSDRSALFWWLTVLGVVFVVLSLSYQRASTAMVDVYGYGEHELRQRAMTRLLDPRSLRRRPGPGEALSLVSSDTYRVAGVSWSVVQQASTVTAILTASTALLLISVPLGLGVIASTVLVLVVMRRVSMPLEARGLAEQSSAARAGDVATDMITGLRVVVGMNARSEAARRYRAASEDSRRGAVATSRSMLAYGSLSLLLSGVFLAALATASGYLALDGGITVGQLVTVLGLAQFLQGSLAHVGTFASNWIHKRASARRLGDLLDEPPLIGPAEATGAPDTGPSTTSGSATAGPASGGPALRWHPSEHGEPLDLRPGELVGVVPGDPGHARELSDRLGYRVPLRRGELLVDGADAVDLGPDAVRARIAAPPHHGAVFSGTLRSNLTPRGGESDPAVLRAAMLDDVLELVGGDQAEVGEHGRRLSGGQRQRLLLARALHSDADLVVLDEPTTAVDPVTEQRIAEGLRGLPATTLLITTSRILLSACDRVVDLGGVHPEPNGTPR; encoded by the coding sequence GTGAACGCGACCGGAACCGCCCGCACCGACGGGCACCGTACGCGCGAGGGCGCCGACGGGCCGAACTCCGTCCCGGCACTGTTCCGGGTCGCGCTCCTGCGTGACGGCCGCGGCCGCCGGCTGACCCTCACCGCCCTGGCGTTCATGGTCCACCAGCTGTGCGAGGCGCTGGTGCCGGTCCTCATCGGCGTCGTCATCGACCGGGCGCTGGCTCCCTCGGACCGCTCCGCCCTGTTCTGGTGGCTCACCGTGCTCGGCGTGGTCTTCGTCGTGCTGTCGCTGTCCTACCAGCGGGCGTCGACGGCCATGGTCGACGTCTACGGCTACGGCGAGCACGAGCTGCGGCAGCGTGCGATGACCCGGCTGCTGGACCCGCGCTCCCTGCGCCGCCGGCCCGGTCCGGGAGAGGCGCTCTCCCTGGTCTCGTCCGACACCTACCGGGTCGCGGGGGTCTCCTGGAGCGTCGTGCAGCAGGCCTCGACCGTCACCGCGATCCTCACCGCGTCGACGGCGCTGCTCCTGATCTCCGTACCCCTGGGCCTGGGTGTCATCGCCAGCACGGTCCTGGTGCTCGTCGTGATGCGCCGGGTCTCGATGCCGCTGGAGGCACGGGGACTGGCCGAGCAGAGTTCGGCCGCGCGGGCCGGCGACGTGGCCACCGACATGATCACCGGACTCCGGGTGGTCGTCGGCATGAACGCCCGGTCGGAGGCCGCCCGTCGCTACCGCGCCGCGAGTGAGGATTCGCGGCGCGGTGCCGTGGCCACCTCGCGCTCGATGCTGGCGTACGGCAGTCTCAGCCTGCTGCTGTCGGGGGTGTTCCTCGCGGCGCTCGCGACGGCGTCGGGGTATCTCGCCCTGGACGGCGGCATCACGGTCGGCCAGCTCGTCACCGTCCTCGGGCTCGCCCAGTTCCTCCAGGGCTCGCTGGCCCATGTCGGTACGTTCGCCTCCAACTGGATCCACAAGCGTGCCTCCGCCCGGCGGCTGGGCGATCTGCTGGACGAGCCGCCGCTGATCGGCCCCGCCGAAGCCACCGGCGCGCCCGACACCGGTCCCTCCACCACCTCCGGATCCGCCACCGCCGGTCCCGCATCCGGTGGCCCCGCGCTGCGGTGGCATCCGTCCGAGCACGGCGAGCCCCTCGATCTGCGGCCCGGCGAACTCGTCGGCGTCGTCCCCGGTGACCCCGGGCACGCGAGGGAGCTCAGCGACCGGCTCGGCTACCGCGTCCCGCTCCGCCGCGGCGAACTCCTGGTCGACGGGGCCGACGCCGTCGACCTCGGCCCGGACGCGGTGCGCGCCCGGATCGCGGCGCCACCCCACCACGGTGCGGTGTTCTCCGGCACCCTGCGCTCCAACCTCACCCCCCGAGGGGGCGAGAGCGACCCGGCCGTACTCCGGGCCGCGATGCTCGACGACGTACTCGAACTGGTCGGGGGCGACCAGGCCGAGGTCGGCGAGCACGGCCGCAGGCTCTCCGGCGGCCAGCGTCAGCGCCTGCTGCTCGCCCGCGCGCTGCACAGCGACGCCGACCTCGTCGTCCTCGACGAACCCACCACCGCGGTCGACCCGGTGACCGAACAGCGCATCGCCGAAGGCCTGCGCGGCCTGCCCGCCACGACGCTCCTGATCACCACCAGCCGGATCCTGCTCTCCGCCTGCGACCGGGTCGTCGACCTCGGCGGAGTCCACCCCGAACCGAACGGAACCCCCAGGTGA
- a CDS encoding iron chelate uptake ABC transporter family permease subunit — protein MALRVERRSVLVCAALALAVAALGVLTLGTGSISLTPAQVLSALFDPGADSRDRLVVVTWRLPRLLFAIVCGAALAISGALFQSLTKNPLGSPDVIGFASGSYAGASVVMLLIGTANYLAVATGSLIGGAGTALLVYLLAYRGGLAPFRLIIVGIAVGAFLSSLTSMLLLSVNPQQAMLAATWGAGSLSGLGFEQLRTTAVVFVVLLICSAAVVRPLVHLELGDDAAVALGVNAQRARLAATLVGVALTALVTAAVGPISFIALAAPQIALRLTRSSTTVRIVPAALTGAAVLVGADFIAQRVDLPVGVITVCVGGVYLAWLLARQYAGRRG, from the coding sequence ATGGCGCTGCGCGTCGAGCGGCGGTCGGTCCTCGTCTGCGCCGCCCTGGCCCTCGCCGTGGCCGCCCTCGGCGTCCTCACCCTGGGCACCGGATCCATCTCGCTCACCCCGGCACAGGTGCTGTCCGCCCTGTTCGACCCGGGCGCCGACTCCCGTGACCGGCTGGTCGTCGTGACCTGGCGGCTGCCCCGACTGCTGTTCGCGATCGTCTGCGGAGCGGCGCTCGCCATCAGCGGCGCGCTCTTCCAGTCACTCACCAAGAACCCACTGGGCTCCCCCGACGTGATCGGCTTCGCCTCCGGTTCGTACGCGGGCGCGAGCGTCGTCATGCTGCTGATCGGCACCGCCAACTACCTCGCCGTCGCCACGGGTTCACTGATCGGCGGAGCGGGCACCGCGCTCCTGGTGTATCTGCTGGCCTACCGGGGCGGGCTGGCCCCCTTCCGTCTCATCATCGTCGGGATCGCCGTCGGTGCCTTCCTCAGCTCCCTCACCTCGATGCTGCTCCTCTCCGTCAACCCGCAGCAGGCGATGCTGGCGGCCACCTGGGGGGCGGGCTCCCTCAGCGGGCTCGGCTTCGAGCAGCTGCGGACGACGGCCGTGGTCTTCGTCGTGCTGCTGATCTGTTCGGCGGCCGTGGTGCGGCCCCTGGTCCATCTGGAGCTGGGCGACGACGCGGCGGTGGCCCTCGGGGTCAACGCGCAGCGCGCACGGCTGGCGGCCACCCTCGTCGGGGTCGCGCTCACCGCGCTCGTGACCGCGGCCGTCGGCCCGATCTCGTTCATCGCGCTCGCCGCACCCCAGATCGCCCTGCGGCTGACGCGGAGTTCCACCACCGTACGGATCGTCCCGGCGGCGCTGACCGGCGCCGCGGTCCTGGTCGGGGCCGACTTCATCGCCCAGCGCGTCGACCTGCCCGTGGGCGTGATCACGGTGTGCGTCGGCGGGGTCTATCTCGCCTGGCTGCTCGCCCGCCAGTACGCGGGACGGCGCGGATGA
- a CDS encoding iron ABC transporter permease, translating into MTTASPTGDLTTGTARDVPGPRHGAGPARRNRSRLLILLTAIGLLLVVAVLSVMVGARSIAPGTVWDALFHFDDSDEHVMVRELRVPRTVIGLVVGAALGLSGALIQAFTRNPLADPGILGVNAGASLAVTFAVAVLGYTGAGQFIWFALAGAFGLTVLVYTLGSIGADRGSPVKLTLAGVAFTAVCGGLTSAMALKNTTTLDIMRFWGVGSIGGRSLDILPVALPLIGAGLLLGLCSAGSLNALAMGDDIARSLGTRLAVTRVVLVLAVTLLAGTAVAVAGPISFVGLMVPHIVRWFVGPDQRWILPVTVIVSPAFLLAADIIGRVILPSGEMRAGLVTALVGAPVLVALVRRRKVSTL; encoded by the coding sequence ATGACGACCGCCTCACCCACGGGTGACCTCACCACCGGTACGGCGCGCGATGTGCCGGGCCCGCGCCACGGCGCGGGCCCGGCCCGGCGCAACCGGTCCCGCCTGCTGATCCTGCTGACCGCGATCGGGCTGCTGCTCGTCGTCGCCGTCCTCAGCGTGATGGTCGGCGCCCGCTCCATCGCTCCCGGCACCGTCTGGGACGCGCTGTTCCACTTCGACGACTCCGACGAGCATGTGATGGTGCGCGAACTGCGCGTGCCGCGCACCGTGATCGGGCTGGTCGTCGGCGCGGCCCTCGGCCTCAGCGGCGCACTGATCCAGGCGTTCACCCGTAACCCGCTGGCCGATCCCGGCATCCTCGGTGTGAACGCGGGCGCGAGCCTCGCGGTGACGTTCGCCGTCGCCGTACTCGGGTACACCGGTGCCGGCCAGTTCATCTGGTTCGCGCTGGCGGGTGCCTTCGGGCTCACCGTGCTCGTCTACACGCTCGGCTCCATCGGCGCCGACCGGGGCAGCCCGGTGAAACTCACCCTCGCGGGAGTCGCGTTCACCGCCGTGTGCGGCGGCCTCACCTCCGCCATGGCGCTCAAGAACACGACCACGCTCGACATCATGCGGTTCTGGGGCGTCGGCTCCATCGGCGGCCGGTCGCTCGACATCCTCCCCGTCGCCCTGCCGCTGATCGGCGCCGGTCTTCTGCTCGGACTGTGCAGCGCCGGCTCGCTCAACGCCCTCGCGATGGGCGACGACATCGCCCGGTCGCTGGGCACCCGTCTCGCGGTGACCCGGGTGGTCCTGGTCCTCGCCGTGACCCTGCTGGCCGGAACCGCCGTGGCCGTCGCCGGTCCGATCTCGTTCGTCGGGCTGATGGTGCCCCACATCGTGCGCTGGTTCGTGGGACCCGACCAGCGCTGGATCCTGCCCGTCACGGTCATCGTCTCGCCCGCCTTCCTGCTGGCCGCCGACATCATCGGACGGGTGATCCTGCCGTCCGGCGAGATGCGGGCCGGCCTCGTCACCGCGCTCGTCGGCGCACCCGTCCTCGTCGCGCTCGTCCGGCGCCGGAAGGTGAGCACCCTGTGA